In a single window of the Nicotiana tomentosiformis chromosome 8, ASM39032v3, whole genome shotgun sequence genome:
- the LOC104105145 gene encoding pentatricopeptide repeat-containing protein At5g24830 yields the protein MQTGGSAPWFRCPNWYPPAYRKGLPSYSHRFTPQSIQTGVFYRLHDGVRSRRLSPPSSALPFQINWEMQPLLIVSEESQFLLRILNGSFQTLDFIKDRVFHGFADLFCSKADLDVIDIRQDNVVQCVNREEQGSKDSLSKGNDSDQQEDSRVGFNVLDAMLKHSLDRLKSMRERISSAEAGIHNCTLEINFNKDAYVIRAMCLDGKMGAALSLWFNMIQNSIVPDVITHNYLINGLCKNCELEKAEWIVRGMLYRGPSPTCATYNSLIRGYCLMNDVDKALNTFSTMANHGILPNRVTCNILVHALCKKGLLEEAKKLFHKLLSKNHNGGSSDLITSTIMMDGCFKNGDTDQALAFWERMLKEGVQVDKVSYNVVVHGFCLSHDVGIAYKYCCEMLKLGFVPDVYSYNTLVGALCKKGKTSDACYIYDVMTRMGVIPDQITYKMIIQGLCINREIDRANCFLDYMLENSIIPEPLVWNVIIDGYGKFGDIQKASYIRDKMVAFGVLPNIYTYNALIYAQIKSGNILAAQPLEKEMLLYGLTPDLVTYNLLIGAACSLGLIHSALQLHDEMLRKGCQPDVITYSELLKVFCLQGMMKEADKLFGKLLASGLAVDHVPFLILMKRYCRLREFDKVFDLYQKWLVTMRR from the exons ATGCAAACGGGCGGGTCCGCTCCCTGGTTCAGATGCCCAAACTGGTACCCGCCCGCTTACCGTAAAGGGCTCCCTAGTTACTCTCATCGCTTCACTCCGCAATCCATCCAAACCGGCGTCTTTTACCGGTTGCACGACGGCGTTCGCAGCCGGCGACTCTCTCCGCCGTCTTCAGCTCTTCCATTCCAAATTAACTGGGAAATGCAGCCC CTATTAATTGTCTCGGAGGAATCTCAATTTCTTCTTCGAATACTGAACGGGAGTTTTCAAACGCTAGACTTCATCAAAGACCGCGTTTTTCACGGTTTTGCCGATTTATTCTGCTCGAAAGCGGATTTGGATGTTATCGACATTAG ACAAGATAATGTAGTGCAATGTGTGAATCGGGAGGAGCAAGGATCCAAAGATTCGTTGTCTAAGGGGAACGATTCGGATCAGCAAGAGGATTCAAGAGTGGGATTCAACGTGTTGGATGCGATGTTAAAGCATAGTCTGGATCGTCTGAAGAGTATGAG GGAAAGAATATCCTCAGCTGAAGCAGGCATTCATAACTGCACCTTGGAAATAAATTTCAATAAAGATGCATATGTTATTAGAGCTATGTGTCTGGATGGTAAAATGGGGGCAGCTTTATCTCTTTGGTTCAACATGATACAGAATAGTATTGTTCCTGATGTTATCACACACAATTACCTCATCAATGGACTGTGCAAAAACTGTGAATTGGAGAAGGCAGAGTGGATTGTTAGAGGTATGTTATATAGGGGCCCTTCTCCCACTTGTGCTACGTACaactccttaataaggggttATTGCCTCATGAATGACGTCGATAAAGCTCTAAACACGTTTTCTACCATGGCCAACCATGGGATTTTACCAAACAGAGTTACTTGTAACATCCTTGTTCATGCGCTTTGTAAGAAGGGTTTGTTGGAGGAGGCGAAAAAGCTTTTTCATAAATTACTAAGCAAAAATCATAACGGGGGGAGCTCAGATTTGATTACATCAACCATAATGATGGATGGTTGCTTTAAAAATGGAGATACTGATCAAGCTCTTGCTTTTTGGGAGAGGATGTTAAAAGAGGGTGTCCAAGTTGATAAAGTTTCTTACAATGTTGTTGTCCATGGATTCTGTTTGAGCCATGACGTGGGCATTGCATATAAGTATTGTTGTGAAATGCTAAAGCTTGGGTTCGTTCCAGATGTCTATTCTTACAACACTCTTGTTGGAGCACTTTGTAAAAAAGGAAAGACCAGTGATGCTTGTTATATCTACGATGTTATGACAAGAATGGGTGTCATCCCAGATCAAATTACATACAAAATGATAATTCAGGGCCTATGTATTAACAGGGAAATTGATAGAGCCAATTGTTTTCTTGATTACATGTTAGAGAATTCCATTATACCTGAACCACTTGTTTGGAATGTTATAATCGATGGTTACGGAAAATTTGGAGATATACAAAAGGCTTCATACATTAGAGACAAAATGGTAGCATTTGGTGTTCTAccaaacatatatacatataatgcATTAATTTATGCACAGATAAAGTCAGGAAATATTTTAGCAGCTCAGCCCTTGGAGAAGGAGATGCTTTTATATGGTCTTACCCCTGATTTAGTTACTTACAATCTGTTGATTGGTGCTGCTTGCAGTCTTGGCCTGATTCACTCAGCACTTCAGCTACATGACGAAATGTTGAGAAAAGGTTGTCAGCCAGATGTAATTACCTACAGCGAACTACTTAAGGTGTTTTGTCTACAAGGTATGATGAAAGAAGCGGACAAGCTCTTTGGGAAGTTACTGGCATCTGGTTTAGCTGTTGATCATGTTCCCTTTCTAATACTCATGAAAAGATACTGCAGACTGAGAGAATTTGATAAAGTCTTTGACCTTTACCAAAAGTGGTTAGTGACTATGCGTAGATGA